Proteins encoded together in one Oxalobacteraceae sp. CFBP 8761 window:
- a CDS encoding MFS transporter: MIYVTYMIAGADRANIGVLIPVIRQDFNLSNTDVGALASLFYISYAIIQIPAGYLFQKFGVRKLLVGSMVLTSLATLVTGLAATTLQLKLARFVLGAAEGPINIGIVSTINRWFPPQEKGLATGVFMSSIKFAPAFVPPLCAFLMLHFGWREVFFIFGIPGFVCAALWYFLVHDDPSESKRCSPAEVAYIKDAPRQDGGDSTTQPKQVVSSRDWIDGLIRTRDVDLLQTNKEVLRSWNVWACALGYFFMVGITYTIMTWIPTYLVSVKHYSIMKMGLVASAPWVGAIVGNILGGWLSDRVFARRRKPVMLITSAATVLSMFALIHAPAAPLALSAMFFCVGVLLNLGYSTFLVYPMAIAAKERVPFTASIVNTAGSLGGAFTPFVVGVLLDKFSWTWVFGLLAATSLLTFVLVVSMIEPRVRTRFSDAATDVDALSGTTKSSSAP; this comes from the coding sequence ATGATCTACGTGACCTACATGATTGCTGGAGCAGACCGCGCCAATATCGGCGTACTCATTCCCGTCATTCGCCAGGACTTCAACCTCTCCAACACTGACGTTGGCGCACTGGCAAGTCTCTTCTATATCAGTTACGCCATCATTCAGATTCCGGCAGGTTATCTGTTCCAGAAATTCGGTGTGCGCAAGCTGCTCGTTGGCTCGATGGTGCTGACGTCGCTGGCAACGCTGGTAACCGGTCTGGCCGCAACTACGCTACAACTCAAACTCGCGCGGTTCGTGCTGGGAGCTGCTGAAGGTCCGATCAATATCGGTATCGTGTCGACGATCAATCGCTGGTTTCCCCCTCAGGAAAAGGGACTCGCTACTGGCGTATTCATGTCGTCCATCAAATTTGCGCCTGCATTCGTCCCGCCACTGTGCGCGTTCCTGATGCTGCATTTCGGTTGGCGCGAAGTGTTTTTCATTTTCGGCATACCCGGGTTCGTGTGCGCGGCGTTGTGGTATTTCCTGGTGCACGATGACCCCTCCGAATCAAAACGGTGTTCGCCGGCTGAGGTCGCGTATATCAAGGATGCACCACGCCAGGATGGAGGCGACAGCACCACGCAGCCTAAGCAGGTCGTCAGTTCGCGTGACTGGATTGATGGCCTGATCCGTACCCGCGATGTGGATCTTCTTCAGACCAACAAAGAAGTCCTGCGGTCGTGGAATGTATGGGCCTGTGCACTGGGATACTTCTTTATGGTCGGCATCACCTACACGATCATGACCTGGATTCCGACCTACCTTGTTTCGGTCAAACACTACTCGATTATGAAAATGGGGCTGGTCGCGTCGGCTCCCTGGGTGGGCGCCATTGTCGGCAACATCCTTGGCGGCTGGCTGTCAGACCGCGTATTCGCCCGTCGTCGCAAGCCCGTCATGCTGATTACTTCAGCTGCAACGGTGCTGTCGATGTTTGCTCTGATTCATGCCCCGGCCGCTCCGCTGGCATTGTCTGCGATGTTTTTTTGCGTTGGCGTGTTGCTGAATCTGGGGTATTCGACGTTCCTCGTCTACCCGATGGCCATCGCCGCGAAAGAACGCGTCCCGTTCACGGCCTCGATCGTTAATACGGCAGGCTCTCTCGGCGGGGCATTCACACCATTCGTCGTCGGCGTGTTGCTCGACAAGTTCAGCTGGACGTGGGTATTCGGCCTTCTTGCAGCAACCTCGCTGCTGACGTTCGTGCTGGTCGTCTCGATGATCGAACCGCGCGTTCGCACCCGCTTTTCAGACGCCGCCACCGACGTGGATGCGCTGTCAGGAACTACCAAATCTTCTTCAGCTCCTTAA
- a CDS encoding LysR family transcriptional regulator: MTLKQLEAFYWAATLNSFSAASGRLNVTQSTLSKRVAELESSLGVSLFARSANRTILTEHGQLVLAKAQQMLVMEADIKSLHGGPQPLRGTCRFGISELTALTWFPKFVSRINELHPQLLLEPYVDLGSALEKKLMRGEIDFAILPKTSSGNTMLSTVALATLDFAWMASPQRIAAKDELTIQEIEQHPIIVMTSESRLTESFQQWSSQHNVTVRRVLACNSLSAIVGLTVADVGISFLPRRFLEPMVQQGKLSAFQSNPALPAIEYCFRWRADDTRTLGPTLAQLALEEVDYSLTYGF; this comes from the coding sequence ATGACTCTCAAACAACTAGAAGCGTTTTACTGGGCGGCTACTCTCAACAGCTTTTCCGCCGCCTCCGGTCGTCTGAATGTCACGCAGTCGACACTTTCCAAACGCGTCGCGGAACTGGAGTCTTCGTTGGGCGTGTCGCTCTTCGCCCGTTCTGCCAATCGGACGATACTCACAGAGCACGGACAGCTTGTCTTGGCGAAAGCCCAGCAGATGCTGGTCATGGAAGCGGACATCAAATCGCTGCATGGCGGACCACAACCTCTGCGCGGAACGTGCCGTTTTGGCATCAGCGAGTTGACCGCGCTGACATGGTTTCCGAAATTTGTTTCGCGGATCAATGAGCTGCATCCGCAATTGCTGCTTGAACCTTACGTCGATCTTGGTTCGGCGCTGGAAAAAAAGCTGATGCGGGGGGAGATCGATTTCGCCATTTTGCCAAAAACCAGTTCGGGCAACACGATGTTGTCCACCGTGGCATTGGCAACGCTCGATTTCGCCTGGATGGCGTCGCCGCAACGCATTGCCGCAAAGGACGAGCTGACGATCCAGGAGATCGAGCAACATCCGATTATTGTCATGACGAGCGAGTCGAGGCTGACCGAATCTTTTCAACAGTGGTCATCGCAACACAATGTCACCGTTCGGCGTGTCCTCGCGTGCAATAGTTTGAGCGCTATCGTCGGACTCACTGTCGCAGACGTTGGCATCAGTTTTCTCCCGCGCCGGTTTCTCGAGCCGATGGTTCAGCAAGGCAAGCTTAGCGCCTTTCAAAGTAATCCTGCTTTGCCGGCCATCGAATATTGCTTCCGCTGGCGAGCCGATGACACGCGCACGCTCGGTCCAACCCTGGCGCAGCTTGCCCTGGAAGAAGTGGACTATTCACTGACGTACGGGTTCTAG
- a CDS encoding RraA family protein yields MKTTKFDNVAEFERVSANLVDEARQFQSAVLCDVAGRRGALHARIQGLSPTMKLAGPAFPVEVRPGDNLLFHVALALARPGDIIVVDGKGYESSALAGELMATQAIAAGIGGFVMDGAIRDTDTLGNGPLPIFAAGRNPAGPTKGLDGRVGTTVAIGDVAVHPGDLVVADCDGVVVIPRTDVPAVLLAAHQKLKAEAQRLKEIEEGLLVSPWLDDALRMAGVIGKEETLL; encoded by the coding sequence ATGAAAACTACGAAATTCGACAATGTCGCCGAGTTCGAGCGTGTTTCTGCCAATCTGGTCGATGAGGCACGGCAATTCCAATCCGCTGTCCTGTGTGACGTTGCAGGACGCCGCGGCGCCCTTCACGCACGCATCCAGGGGCTGTCTCCAACAATGAAGCTGGCCGGCCCTGCATTCCCGGTCGAGGTACGGCCGGGCGACAACCTGCTGTTTCACGTTGCCTTGGCCCTGGCCAGACCTGGCGACATCATCGTCGTTGATGGCAAAGGCTACGAGTCGAGCGCACTTGCTGGCGAATTGATGGCAACACAGGCCATCGCGGCCGGCATCGGCGGTTTTGTCATGGACGGCGCCATTCGCGATACCGACACGCTCGGGAACGGACCGCTGCCGATCTTTGCAGCAGGCCGCAATCCGGCCGGCCCAACGAAGGGTCTTGACGGACGCGTGGGCACAACCGTTGCAATCGGTGATGTGGCCGTGCATCCGGGCGATCTGGTGGTCGCCGACTGCGATGGCGTGGTGGTGATTCCTCGTACCGACGTGCCCGCCGTTCTGCTGGCGGCGCACCAGAAGCTCAAGGCGGAAGCCCAGCGCCTGAAAGAAATCGAAGAAGGGCTGCTGGTGTCGCCTTGGCTCGACGACGCACTGCGGATGGCAGGCGTGATCGGCAAGGAAGAAACCCTGCTTTGA
- a CDS encoding tripartite tricarboxylate transporter substrate binding protein, with amino-acid sequence MNRLNRKSGRQILISAIIGTALCQPAYAAWPNDKPIEVVVGFAAGGGTDLLARKITRFMQKPLGEKTQFIVMNKPGAGGEIATGYVARAAADGYSVAVVNMPGFLYVPMSKKSQYKPEDFRLVARIVDDPTVLIVRSDSKYTNVASVLAALKRQPGSVSFGNNGIGTNSEIAAKLISKQTGLSLNEVPYKGTAAQRTDLLGGFIDVAVVSASEVPELHHGKTAEYRAIAQLSRTRIKALAQVPTAIESGLQVTMSSERGFAVHKNVPANITQQLQKAVETVVRDPKFAAANPGDAPVFAYLPGAQWNDSLNQTRKLLQEVLADKQK; translated from the coding sequence ATGAACCGACTGAACAGAAAGAGTGGCCGACAGATTTTGATCAGCGCCATTATCGGCACTGCACTTTGCCAACCAGCCTACGCCGCCTGGCCAAACGACAAACCCATTGAAGTGGTAGTCGGCTTCGCGGCAGGCGGCGGCACTGATCTGCTGGCCCGCAAGATAACGCGGTTCATGCAAAAACCACTCGGCGAAAAAACACAGTTTATCGTCATGAACAAACCTGGCGCGGGAGGCGAAATTGCCACGGGTTACGTTGCACGTGCTGCGGCAGATGGCTATTCCGTTGCGGTTGTCAACATGCCGGGATTTCTGTACGTGCCGATGTCAAAAAAATCCCAATACAAACCCGAAGACTTTCGTTTGGTCGCCCGGATCGTCGATGATCCGACGGTATTGATTGTTCGATCGGACAGCAAATATACCAACGTCGCCAGTGTTCTGGCAGCACTCAAACGGCAACCAGGTTCTGTCTCATTCGGAAATAACGGCATCGGGACGAATAGCGAGATTGCTGCCAAATTGATCAGCAAGCAGACGGGATTGTCGTTGAACGAGGTGCCTTACAAAGGAACGGCAGCACAGCGCACCGACCTGCTCGGTGGTTTCATCGATGTTGCGGTTGTGAGCGCAAGTGAAGTGCCAGAACTCCATCATGGGAAAACGGCCGAATACCGTGCTATTGCGCAGCTCTCCCGAACCAGAATCAAGGCGCTGGCTCAGGTGCCAACGGCGATTGAATCAGGCTTGCAAGTGACGATGTCATCGGAACGTGGATTTGCAGTCCATAAAAATGTTCCTGCGAATATCACCCAACAGCTGCAGAAAGCCGTTGAAACAGTGGTTCGTGATCCTAAATTTGCTGCAGCAAACCCTGGAGATGCCCCTGTTTTTGCTTACCTTCCAGGCGCTCAATGGAATGATTCGCTGAATCAAACCCGCAAGCTGTTACAAGAGGTACTTGCAGACAAGCAGAAATGA
- a CDS encoding hydroxyacid dehydrogenase, translating into MAIFIMDRIAQEAVDFLRAHHEVVDFPMSREKDWRTEATAMIVRTFQMREAEIALAQHLKIIAKHGSGVDNIDIPAATRKGITVTNTPGANADAVAEYVLTLALATARRVALSDRRLRTSVPGQVQDGIELGGKTLGLIGLGDIGSRTASLFRNAFAAEVIAYDPYAPASAFEQCGARQVRDVSSVLTDADVISLHVPLMDSTRHLIGAAELAMMKPTAILINAARGGIVDELALHAALLDGRIAGAGSDVFEIEPPPAEHPLLSLDNFVGSPHVAGSSREALQRMGFGAARAVLAVLSGETPPHVLNNK; encoded by the coding sequence ATGGCAATTTTTATCATGGACCGCATTGCGCAAGAGGCGGTTGATTTTCTGCGCGCTCATCACGAAGTCGTCGATTTTCCCATGTCGCGTGAGAAGGATTGGCGGACTGAGGCAACTGCGATGATCGTCAGAACATTCCAGATGCGTGAAGCTGAGATCGCATTAGCGCAACACCTGAAGATTATCGCCAAGCATGGCAGTGGCGTCGATAACATCGATATCCCTGCCGCGACACGCAAGGGAATCACGGTAACCAACACGCCCGGCGCGAATGCGGACGCGGTGGCCGAGTATGTGCTGACCCTAGCCCTGGCCACGGCGCGCCGGGTCGCACTGTCAGATCGGCGCCTGCGAACAAGCGTGCCTGGACAGGTGCAGGACGGAATCGAGCTTGGCGGAAAGACCCTCGGCCTGATTGGTCTCGGGGACATCGGCTCGCGTACGGCAAGCCTTTTCCGCAATGCGTTTGCCGCCGAGGTGATTGCCTACGATCCGTATGCGCCGGCGTCGGCATTCGAACAGTGCGGCGCCCGCCAGGTACGTGACGTGTCGAGCGTGCTGACCGACGCTGACGTCATCAGTCTCCACGTGCCACTCATGGACAGCACGCGACATCTCATCGGCGCTGCGGAACTCGCAATGATGAAGCCGACCGCGATTCTGATCAACGCCGCGCGCGGCGGCATCGTCGATGAGTTGGCGTTGCATGCCGCCTTGCTTGACGGCCGGATTGCTGGTGCAGGGAGTGACGTTTTTGAAATCGAGCCGCCGCCTGCAGAGCACCCCTTGCTCAGTCTCGATAATTTTGTCGGCTCTCCCCACGTGGCAGGCAGCAGCCGTGAAGCACTTCAGCGAATGGGATTCGGTGCTGCACGCGCAGTGCTTGCAGTCCTGTCTGGCGAAACGCCGCCCCATGTTCTCAACAACAAGTAA